A genomic segment from Sulfuritalea hydrogenivorans sk43H encodes:
- a CDS encoding DEAD/DEAH box helicase — translation MAANPLFNSAALGDFAGRFGGATLQRGKAYAGERRVRMKRVKRAPGEIHVEAEVQGTLANPYEVDLWLELSPEGTIVDVDNSCMCPLRENCKHVVAVLLSLGQTSDIGDFVGTGHASRQDGEFPEPSVATIEWLGTLDPPTARKVPGKTSQARVVYLLQPGSPPSLSLGKSRPLKKGGFGKPAVYRPQPYDLGSARSHRDFILDEDIAPLRLFLALQTGGGYFYNESVELGGETGALLLRLALRTGRLYLDELVELPLEPGLPRPLNLLWTHTPAGLQQLTFDLPAALQMIPTWPPFYLDTAARTVGELESGLSAHLLQQLMTAPPLNEADAPLVRQRLTELARVQQLALPLPDAPEAVAAGKPAARLLLTRGRFRHQGMNRLHDDLALAVLYFDYPQGPTVVGVEQPSAFMRQRVGGQWRTLQRDLDAEREVWQLLRSCGLEHWQRSLGNYQRIEGTEDGLMPVQNDAVGWLSFLNEAVPELERREIPVVFAEDFPYCVAQAEDWFVAVEEAVGSDWFDLDLGVTVDGERLSLVPPLLRLLREQPDLLGVVRGLEDHQTFPVALDARRILPVPAGRLKAWLLPLLEFLDEDRPRLSRHHAAALAGLDDLPTHWIGGEELRALGRRLRDFSGMAHCVPAPGFTAMLRPYQQIGLDWLQFLREYGLAGILADDMGLGKTVQTLAHLHLEKTSGRADRPSLVVATTSLMANWRDEAAQFAPGLKVLILHGKDRAQQFDQIAQADLVLTTYPLLVRDRDTLLAQDWHLLVMDEAQFIKNPKAQSHQVARKLNARHRLSLTGTPLENHLGELWAQFDFLMPGLLGNAKRFTQVFRTPIEKLGDDEMRVRLAERVRPFLLRRTKEQVLKDLPPRTEMVRWVEIEGGQRDLYESLRVAFDRKLRIALTEQGVGRSQIMIFDALLKLRQICCDPRLVKLPAAEALVKKGHAHSAKLATLLEMLDELLDEGRKVLLFSQFTSMLGLIEAELEKRGIAYSKLTGQTRDRETPIKDFQEGRVPLFLISLKAGGTGLNLTAADTVIHYDPWWNPAVEEQATARAHRIGQDKPVFVYKLMTQGTVEEKILALQNRKRGLADQLMKQGGSAGEGGGHLLTAGDLDVLFEPLA, via the coding sequence ATGGCCGCAAATCCTTTGTTCAACAGCGCCGCCCTGGGCGATTTTGCCGGGCGGTTTGGCGGCGCGACGCTGCAGCGCGGCAAGGCGTATGCCGGAGAGCGCCGCGTCCGGATGAAGCGCGTGAAACGGGCGCCGGGCGAAATCCATGTCGAAGCCGAAGTGCAGGGGACGCTCGCGAATCCCTATGAAGTCGATCTCTGGCTCGAATTGAGCCCCGAGGGGACTATCGTCGATGTCGACAACTCGTGCATGTGCCCCCTGCGGGAGAACTGCAAGCACGTGGTGGCGGTGCTGCTGAGCCTGGGACAGACGTCGGACATCGGCGACTTTGTCGGAACAGGCCATGCATCGCGGCAGGACGGTGAATTCCCCGAACCCAGCGTGGCGACAATCGAGTGGCTGGGCACTCTCGATCCGCCGACGGCGCGGAAAGTCCCGGGAAAAACTTCCCAGGCGCGCGTGGTCTATCTGCTGCAGCCCGGCAGCCCGCCCAGCCTCAGCCTGGGCAAAAGCCGTCCCTTGAAGAAGGGCGGCTTCGGCAAGCCGGCCGTCTATCGCCCGCAACCCTACGATCTGGGCAGCGCACGCAGCCATCGCGATTTCATCCTCGACGAGGATATTGCGCCCCTGCGCCTGTTTCTGGCGCTGCAGACCGGTGGCGGGTATTTCTACAATGAGTCCGTCGAACTGGGTGGCGAGACCGGGGCCCTGCTGCTGCGCCTGGCGTTGCGCACGGGAAGGCTGTATCTCGATGAACTCGTGGAGTTGCCGCTGGAGCCGGGTTTGCCGCGGCCGTTGAATCTGCTGTGGACGCACACACCGGCCGGCTTGCAGCAGTTGACTTTCGACCTGCCGGCAGCCTTGCAGATGATCCCGACCTGGCCGCCGTTCTATCTGGATACGGCGGCCCGGACAGTCGGCGAACTGGAGTCCGGCTTGTCCGCGCACCTGCTGCAGCAATTGATGACGGCGCCGCCGCTGAATGAAGCCGATGCGCCCCTGGTGCGCCAGCGCTTGACCGAGCTGGCCCGGGTTCAGCAACTTGCACTGCCCTTGCCCGATGCGCCGGAGGCCGTTGCCGCCGGCAAGCCCGCGGCGCGCCTGCTGCTGACCCGGGGGCGCTTCCGCCATCAGGGCATGAATCGCCTGCATGACGACCTTGCGCTGGCGGTGCTGTATTTCGACTATCCGCAGGGGCCGACCGTGGTCGGCGTCGAGCAGCCTTCCGCTTTCATGCGGCAGCGGGTCGGCGGGCAGTGGCGGACGCTGCAACGCGATCTGGATGCGGAACGCGAGGTCTGGCAACTGCTGCGCTCCTGCGGGCTGGAACACTGGCAGCGCAGCCTGGGCAACTATCAGCGGATCGAGGGTACCGAGGATGGCCTGATGCCGGTGCAGAACGACGCCGTGGGCTGGCTATCCTTCCTCAATGAAGCGGTGCCCGAACTGGAACGGCGCGAGATCCCGGTCGTGTTCGCCGAGGATTTCCCCTATTGCGTCGCGCAGGCGGAAGACTGGTTCGTCGCAGTCGAGGAAGCCGTCGGCAGCGACTGGTTCGATCTCGATCTGGGCGTGACGGTCGACGGCGAACGCCTGAGCCTGGTGCCGCCGTTGCTGCGCCTGTTGCGCGAGCAGCCGGATCTGCTCGGCGTGGTGCGCGGCCTCGAAGACCACCAGACATTCCCCGTGGCGCTCGATGCGCGCCGCATCCTGCCGGTGCCGGCGGGCCGCCTCAAGGCCTGGCTGCTGCCGCTGCTCGAATTCCTCGACGAAGACCGGCCGCGCCTGTCGCGCCACCATGCCGCCGCCCTGGCCGGACTCGACGACCTGCCGACGCACTGGATCGGCGGCGAGGAATTGCGGGCGCTGGGCCGGCGCCTGCGCGACTTCTCGGGCATGGCCCATTGCGTGCCGGCGCCGGGGTTCACCGCGATGCTGCGGCCCTATCAGCAGATCGGCCTCGACTGGCTCCAATTCCTGCGCGAATACGGCCTGGCCGGGATACTTGCCGACGACATGGGCCTGGGCAAGACGGTTCAGACCCTGGCCCACCTGCATCTGGAAAAGACCTCCGGCCGCGCCGACCGGCCCAGCCTGGTGGTGGCCACCACCAGCCTGATGGCCAACTGGCGCGACGAGGCGGCGCAGTTCGCGCCCGGCCTCAAGGTGCTGATCCTGCATGGCAAGGATCGCGCCCAGCAGTTCGACCAGATCGCACAGGCCGACCTGGTGCTGACCACCTACCCGCTGCTGGTGCGCGACCGCGACACCCTGCTGGCGCAGGACTGGCACCTGCTGGTGATGGACGAGGCGCAATTCATCAAGAACCCCAAGGCGCAATCGCACCAGGTGGCGCGCAAGCTCAACGCCCGTCATCGCCTGTCGCTGACCGGCACGCCGCTGGAAAACCATCTCGGTGAACTCTGGGCGCAGTTTGATTTCCTGATGCCCGGGCTGCTCGGCAACGCCAAGCGCTTTACCCAGGTGTTCCGCACCCCGATCGAAAAGCTCGGCGACGACGAGATGCGCGTCCGCCTCGCCGAACGCGTGCGCCCCTTCCTGTTGCGCCGGACCAAGGAGCAGGTTCTGAAAGACCTGCCGCCGCGTACCGAGATGGTGCGCTGGGTGGAGATCGAAGGCGGCCAGCGCGACCTCTACGAATCGCTGCGCGTGGCCTTCGACCGCAAGCTGCGCATTGCGCTGACCGAACAGGGCGTCGGCCGCAGCCAGATCATGATTTTCGACGCGCTGCTGAAATTGCGGCAGATCTGCTGCGACCCGCGGCTGGTCAAGCTGCCGGCCGCCGAGGCGCTGGTGAAAAAGGGCCACGCCCATTCGGCGAAGCTGGCGACCCTGCTGGAAATGCTCGATGAATTGCTCGACGAAGGCCGCAAGGTGCTGCTGTTCTCGCAATTCACTTCGATGCTGGGGCTGATCGAAGCCGAACTCGAAAAGCGCGGCATCGCCTATTCGAAACTCACCGGCCAGACCCGCGACCGCGAAACGCCGATCAAGGATTTCCAGGAAGGCCGCGTGCCGCTGTTCCTGATCAGCCTCAAGGCCGGCGGTACCGGCCTCAACCTGACCGCGGCCGATACGGTGATCCATTACGATCCGTGGTGGAATCCGGCGGTGGAAGAGCAGGCCACGGCGCGCGCCCACCGCATCGGCCAGGACAAGCCGGTGTTCGTCTACAAGCTGATGACGCAGGGCACGGTCGAAGAAAAAATCCTCGCCCTGCAAAACCGCAAGCGCGGGCTGGCAGACCAGTTGATGAAGCAGGGTGGTTCCGCTGGCGAGGGCGGCGGCCATCTACTCACCGCCGGCGATCTCGACGTGCTGTTCGAACCACTGGCCTGA
- a CDS encoding HoxN/HupN/NixA family nickel/cobalt transporter, which produces MDLPTDWIALLALVFILGAKHGLDADHLATIDGLTRHNLRFAPGRARWCGSLFSLGHGAIVLLIALGVGLASAKWQVPEWMEDLGTWISISFLTLLGILNLRAVLTAPAGDMVATIGIKAGLLRRLQATSHPLAIAAVGSLFALSFDTMSQAALFAVTATQHGGVAHTLALGLAFTVGMLLADGANGLWIARLLRRADHRARIASRVMGLMVAAISLSVAAFGLARWLHADVSQWYEGKELMVGVGVIVLLTASFLIGNWLARGSELIGATPD; this is translated from the coding sequence ATGGATCTGCCCACCGACTGGATCGCCCTCCTCGCCCTGGTTTTCATTCTGGGCGCCAAGCACGGCCTCGACGCCGACCATCTCGCCACCATCGACGGGCTGACCCGCCATAACCTGCGCTTTGCGCCCGGCCGTGCGCGCTGGTGCGGCTCCCTGTTCTCGCTCGGCCACGGCGCCATCGTCTTGCTGATTGCGCTCGGCGTCGGGCTGGCGTCGGCGAAGTGGCAGGTGCCGGAATGGATGGAAGACCTCGGCACCTGGATTTCGATCAGCTTCCTCACCCTGCTCGGCATCCTCAACCTGCGTGCCGTGCTGACGGCGCCGGCCGGCGACATGGTGGCCACGATCGGCATCAAGGCCGGCCTGCTGCGCCGCCTGCAGGCCACCTCGCATCCATTGGCGATTGCCGCGGTCGGATCACTCTTCGCGCTTTCCTTCGACACCATGAGCCAGGCCGCCCTGTTCGCCGTGACCGCCACACAACACGGCGGCGTTGCCCACACCCTCGCGCTCGGACTCGCCTTCACGGTCGGCATGCTGCTGGCCGACGGCGCCAACGGGCTCTGGATCGCCCGCCTGCTACGCCGCGCCGATCATCGCGCGCGCATCGCCTCGCGCGTCATGGGCCTGATGGTCGCCGCCATCAGCCTGTCGGTCGCCGCCTTCGGTCTCGCCCGCTGGCTGCACGCCGACGTGTCGCAGTGGTACGAAGGCAAGGAGCTGATGGTCGGTGTCGGCGTCATTGTCCTGCTGACCGCCAGCTTCCTGATCGGCAACTGGCTGGCGCGCGGCTCGGAACTGATCGGCGCGACCCCCGACTGA